A window of the Hordeum vulgare subsp. vulgare chromosome 5H, MorexV3_pseudomolecules_assembly, whole genome shotgun sequence genome harbors these coding sequences:
- the LOC123395739 gene encoding E3 ubiquitin-protein ligase SIRP1-like has translation MEDDGDWITARYLLSSILGRNPLVVDHVDEESFPVDHAAARGGPAEAPARKPPPAVFAAPSVAGTVCAVCTEEIAVADPVVRLPCAHWYHAGCIAPWLGIRSTCPMCRAELPAREEAAGAGGVGREKPRRAEAGTSGAGVRRDASSYGGYVAAGGVLSG, from the coding sequence ATGGAAGACGACGGCGACTGGATCACGGCGAGGTACCTCCTCTCCTCCATCCTCGGCCGGAACCCCCTCGTCGTCGACCACGTCGACGAGGAGTCCTTCCCGGTCGACCACGCCGCCGCCCGCGGCGGCCCGGCGGAGGCGCCGGCGCGGAAGCCGCCGCCGGCCGTGTTCGCGGCGCCGAGCGTGGCCGGCACGGTGTGCGCGGTGTGCACGGAGGAGATCGCGGTGGCGGACCCCGTGGTGCGGCTGCCGTGCGCGCACTGGTACCACGCCGGCTGCATCGCGCCCTGGCTCGGGATCCGGAGCACCTGCCCCATGTGCCGCGCAGAGctgccggccagggaggaggccgcCGGGGCCGGCGGCGTCGGCCGCGAGAAGCCCCGGCGCGCCGAGGCCGGGACCAGCGGCGCCGGCGTGCGGCGGGACGCGTCCTCGTACGGGGGGTACGTCGCCGCCGGGGGCGTCCTGTCCGGCTGA